CAAATAAACCTCAATTAGaagcaatttatcaaattttaaagtaTGTTAAAGGCACCCTTGACTATGGTGTATACTATGATAGCAAGACTCGTGTGAATTGGTAGGACACTATGATGCATATTATGCTGGCGATTGTGATACACAGCAGTCAACAATCAGATATATTAGaagcaatttatcaaattttaaggTATGTTAAAGACACCCTTGACTATAGCGTATACTATAACAGCAAGACTCGTGTGAATTGGTAGGACACTATGATGCATATTATGTTGGTGGTTGTGGTACGCGACGGTCAGCAATCAGATGTTTTCAATTTGGGGTCCACTATCATCTCTTGTTATGGCAAGAGACAACCTACTGTGCCACAATCAAGCACAAAGGCCGAATACAGGGCAATAGTAACGGAAGCACGAGATGTACATATGGTTAGTACAACTCTTGAAATGTCTAAAGCAGCATGTTACTATGCAGTTAAGTTGTATTGCAACAACCAATTGGTAATACAACTAGCAAAGAATCTAGCTTTTGATGCATTGATGCACGAATGTAGAATGTAAAGATGCACTATCACCATACTCATGAGAAAATACTTAACGATGAAATTAAGATAAAATGCATTTGATTAAAAAATCAAGTcccattttatttatcaaaaaaatcaatGGATACAAACTAAAAGACTTTCGTAAGCAACTTAAAATGACCTCAAAATACAATTGTAGTACAAAAGCGAAGGGATTGAAGGGGAGTGTTGCCATCATCACtggctctctctctctctttccaaATTTTATCATCACATAGTCTATTCATCCATAATTAAAATCATGATTCAATAAATTGTATGCTTTCTTATTGTCTTTGGTAACATTATTCTTTTGACATCCAtctaaattttgttttttcaatttaatacctCCCTATTTGTTGTTTAAGTAATTACATATATGCTCCCTCCACAATTTCTACAAGTAGAATTACGCACTCCTTttcgattttcttttaaggaaaatagttttataatagtgaaattattagATCATACCAAAATGATAAAGTTTGAGTAAGATTTAATTGGATAGATTAAAGGTAGTATAGAATAATAATGCTTTATAATGTTGTTAAAGACTAATCTTTCATTGAATGATTTTAAAAgcatgtcttttttttttgtctaaaatttTAATCTTATATACCCTctttaattgagaaaaagaaaagcttaACATTTTAGATATTTAATGGCTTAATTTAATTTAGAGCCTCCCGATTGGACAATACGTTTACtcgtggttagtgtaaaaataattgtaatgataaaattaaatacttTAATGCGAGATAAAAGAAAATACACCTCATTGAAAATGAACATCCGTCGAAAAAGACCTATAGACATCTTCGGTATAAATTCTGTCTCATTGATGCCCACTAAAAAAACCTGTTTTAGTTGCCAATTGCGGCCAAACCAAAACATAAAGAGAGAAGCCGAAATGGCATATTCTAAACCATTTCATTTGGCAATTTCGGCCTTTGGGGCTTTCTTAGGCTTTtcttattatgaaaataaaattcttatgtAATAAGtgatattcataaatcaaatatttattaaattgaaaGTAATTAAATGCTGATAATTAAAATGTAATGTTTTTTAAGAttcaattataagaaaaaaaatgaattttctaATACAACTGTGATtattattcatataaattttaagtttataatttatttcttaaattttaatttaatcctctcAAAAATGATAAAGAcataaatcaatataaaaataaaattatattatacaattattAAATAATGGGTCATGTGTTAGATATTTTTAAGAGGAAAAAAACGACAAGCAAATCTGATATTTTGTTCTTTTGGAAACCGAATCAGAATGAAGTCCCCAGTTATGAGTGATGCAACCCAACACTggaaaattttttgttaaaattccaatacctattattaaaataaatttatatgacATTGACAATTACTGGTATAGTGATAtgtgacaaaaataaaatatattatttgtttatattcaTTCTAgactaatattttttaattttttatattattactttaaaatttaaaattttataaaaatattaaaaatattatttgacgctgtgtataaaaaatataacttttatatattttaaattttttattttatcatgtgTCAAAATGTGAAACTATTACGAGTCATCATATTATTGATTGTTAATGTCATGTTAACTTATTTTAACGggacttaaaaaaatataaattaacttaccattttcaaATTTAAGTACTAATTAGATACTAAATTCTCAAATTCACGTGCATAAATACTAAActttaaatgtatatattataaaacttGGGATTTGTAGGTATGTTCCAGCAGCAACTAAtcttttatgattatttaaaattattgacAATGGATTTCTCAACTATATAAACCCCCCTTCTTCCTTCCCCATTTCCACTGCAACTATCACTCAAACCATCAATTTCTTTCATTCTCCCCTTTCTTTTCgttattcattttctttagttaTTTGTGAATGGAGAGAAACCCCATGCGTAGGCAGCTTGCAAGCATGAGGAAATCCCTGTTTGATCAGGTTTGTTTTCCTCAACATTAATTTGTATGGTTTTAATCTTCAACATATGTGTTCATTGCTCACTTATTTATGTGGGCATAAGAGAAAACCAACTTAAGCAGTGTTTTGATGTTTATACATATATAGGGATATCTGGATGAACAATTCATGGAGTTGGAGCAACTCCTAGATGATGCCAACCCTAATTTTGTCGAAGAAGTTGTCACCTTATACTACCGCGATTCTGCCAGATTAATCCTCAACTTAGACCGCGCCCTGTAAGTTCTATTTTCATGCTACTCAACCACCGCAACAGTTTGATGAtcatcatattatatatatatgttttcattTTGGTGCTCTCCAGGGAGCGGAGGCCTTTAGATTTTAGTAAGTTGGATGGGTTAATGCATCAGTTCAAAGGAAGCAGTTCAAGGTAGCATGTTAAgcaaatctcttttttttttctttttcttttttttcatttaaaataaaaataaaaccgcTGAAATAATGTGAAAAGAGTTACAATCTTGTATAATAAGACTTGATATATAGGTATAAATTAAAAGCAAGTATATTCTATGCTGGCTTTAACACAACcaattattgatttttaaaaattctttggGATGGGTTGCAGCATTGGAGCCAAAAAGGTGAAAGCTGAGAGCACATTGTTTAGGGAATATTGCAAGTCTGGAAATGCAGAAGGGTAATTCCATCTTCTCTTGAAAGCTTCCTCTTCCTGTATTATAGAGTCCAATATCTATATACCCGAATTTGGAAGGATCACATATCCATATCTAAAAATATGTTAAGACATAAATGTTTGattcaaaaatgaaaaagaatccCAATAATATAGCCTACCACTTTGGTTTAACTTGCAGATGCATGAGGACTTTCCAGCAACTGAAGAAAGAATATGCAACATTGAGAAAGAAGCTTGAAACTTACTTTCAGGTGCCCTTTTTTTTTCCCAAATTAACTTATGTAATTTTAGGTCCTGCTAGTGCTAATTTCTTTTCTATTATGATCAGCTGGCAAGACAAATTGGACCAATGGAGAGTGCAAATCGCCCCAAGTAGAGACAGAGCCCAATGCAGAAGTGAGTAGTTGTATTCCCAAACTTCACCTTACTGAATTAGCTTTGATTTTGCTTGTAAAGCTATGTTTTAGATTGAGCTTCGTCAGAAAGCTTTGCTCTATCAGTCGGTgcatattttgtattttggtaTCCATTAAAAAAGTGTAGTTGAGTTGAtaatttcaataaattgaaaTT
The genomic region above belongs to Gossypium hirsutum isolate 1008001.06 chromosome D05, Gossypium_hirsutum_v2.1, whole genome shotgun sequence and contains:
- the LOC107903216 gene encoding histidine-containing phosphotransfer protein 4, producing the protein MERNPMRRQLASMRKSLFDQGYLDEQFMELEQLLDDANPNFVEEVVTLYYRDSARLILNLDRALERRPLDFSKLDGLMHQFKGSSSSIGAKKVKAESTLFREYCKSGNAEGCMRTFQQLKKEYATLRKKLETYFQLARQIGPMESANRPK